A region from the Cervus elaphus chromosome 10, mCerEla1.1, whole genome shotgun sequence genome encodes:
- the NTHL1 gene encoding endonuclease III-like protein 1 isoform X1 produces the protein MNAAGVRMVVTRARSRGTGASLQGGGEKAAPLRSGEAAAEGRKSYGPVKRQRKARRLSVAYEASEGEKGEGPERLQAPSWEPQDWRRQLDNIRTMRSGKDAPVDLLGAEHCFDPSASPKVRRYQVLLSLMLSSQTKDQVTAGAMQRLRARGLTVDSILQTDDSTLGALIYPVGFWRSKVKYIKQTSEILQQRYGGDIPASVAELVALPGVGPKMAHLAMAVAWGTVSGIAVDTHVHRIANRLRWTKKATRSPEDTRRALEEWLPRELWREINGLLVGFGQQTCLPVHPRCQACLNRALCPAARGL, from the exons ATGAACGCGGCGggagtgaggatggtggtgaccCGCGCCCGGAGCCGGGGGACCGGGGCCAGCCtgcaggggggtggggagaaggctgCGCCGCTCCGGAGCGGAGAGGCGGCTGCAG AAGGGAGGAAAAGCTATGGCCCCGTGAAGCGTCAGCGGAAGGCACGAAGACTGAGTGTGGCCTACGAGGCCTCAGAAGGTGAGAAAGGCGAGGGGCCCGAGCGTCTCCAGGCACCATCCTGGGAACCTCAGGACTGGCGGCGGCAGCTGGACAACATCCGGACCATGAGGAGTGGGAAGGACGCGCCTGTGGACCTGCTGGGGGCTGAGCACTGCTTTGACCCCAGCGCATCCCCAAAG GTGCGGAGGTACCAGGTGCTGCTGTCCCTGATGCTCTCCAGCCAGACCAAGGACCAGGTGACAGCGGGCGCCATGCAGCGGCTACGGGCCCGGGGCCTGACGGTGGACAGCATCCTGCAGACGGACGACAGCACGCTGGGCGCGCTTATCTATCCCGTGGGCTTCTGGAGG AGCAAGGTGAAGTACATCAAGCAGACCAGTGAGATCCTGCAGCAGCGTTACGGTGGGGACATCCCAGCCTCCGTGGCAGAGCTGGTGGCGCTGCCCGGCGTCGGGCCCAAGATGGCGCACTTGGCCATGGCGGTGGCCTGGGGCACCGTGTCAGGCATTG CAGTGGACACACACGTGCACAGAATTGCCAACCGACTCAGGTGGACCAAGAAGGCAACCAGGTCCCCAGAGGACACCCGCAGGGCCCTGGAGGAGTGGCTGCCCAG ggaACTGTGGCGCGAAATCAACGGCCTGCTGGTGGGCTTCGGCCAGCAGACTTGCCTGCCCGTCCACCCACGCTGCCAGGCCTGCCTCAACCGGGCCCTGTGCCCAGCTGCACGGGGACTCTGA
- the NTHL1 gene encoding endonuclease III-like protein 1 isoform X3, translating to MNAAGVRMVVTRARSRGTGASLQGGGEKAAPLRSGEAAAEGRKSYGPVKRQRKARRLSVAYEASEGEKGEGPERLQAPSWEPQDWRRQLDNIRTMRSGKDAPVDLLGAEHCFDPSASPKVRRYQVLLSLMLSSQTKDQVTAGAMQRLRARGLTVDSILQTDDSTLGALIYPVGFWRSKVKYIKQTSEILQQRYGGDIPASVAELVALPGVGPKMAHLAMAVAWGTVSGIGNCGAKSTACWWASASRLACPSTHAARPASTGPCAQLHGDSEGLGPLPGATLATVCLCLCWGAVACL from the exons ATGAACGCGGCGggagtgaggatggtggtgaccCGCGCCCGGAGCCGGGGGACCGGGGCCAGCCtgcaggggggtggggagaaggctgCGCCGCTCCGGAGCGGAGAGGCGGCTGCAG AAGGGAGGAAAAGCTATGGCCCCGTGAAGCGTCAGCGGAAGGCACGAAGACTGAGTGTGGCCTACGAGGCCTCAGAAGGTGAGAAAGGCGAGGGGCCCGAGCGTCTCCAGGCACCATCCTGGGAACCTCAGGACTGGCGGCGGCAGCTGGACAACATCCGGACCATGAGGAGTGGGAAGGACGCGCCTGTGGACCTGCTGGGGGCTGAGCACTGCTTTGACCCCAGCGCATCCCCAAAG GTGCGGAGGTACCAGGTGCTGCTGTCCCTGATGCTCTCCAGCCAGACCAAGGACCAGGTGACAGCGGGCGCCATGCAGCGGCTACGGGCCCGGGGCCTGACGGTGGACAGCATCCTGCAGACGGACGACAGCACGCTGGGCGCGCTTATCTATCCCGTGGGCTTCTGGAGG AGCAAGGTGAAGTACATCAAGCAGACCAGTGAGATCCTGCAGCAGCGTTACGGTGGGGACATCCCAGCCTCCGTGGCAGAGCTGGTGGCGCTGCCCGGCGTCGGGCCCAAGATGGCGCACTTGGCCATGGCGGTGGCCTGGGGCACCGTGTCAGGCATTG ggaACTGTGGCGCGAAATCAACGGCCTGCTGGTGGGCTTCGGCCAGCAGACTTGCCTGCCCGTCCACCCACGCTGCCAGGCCTGCCTCAACCGGGCCCTGTGCCCAGCTGCACGGGGACTCTGAGGGCCTGGGGCCTCTGCCCGGCGCCACTCTGGCCACTGTCTGTCTGTGCCTTTGCTGGGGAGCCGTAGCCTGTTTATAA
- the NTHL1 gene encoding endonuclease III-like protein 1 isoform X2 encodes MNAAGVRMVVTRARSRGTGASLQGGGEKAAPLRSGEAAAGRKSYGPVKRQRKARRLSVAYEASEGEKGEGPERLQAPSWEPQDWRRQLDNIRTMRSGKDAPVDLLGAEHCFDPSASPKVRRYQVLLSLMLSSQTKDQVTAGAMQRLRARGLTVDSILQTDDSTLGALIYPVGFWRSKVKYIKQTSEILQQRYGGDIPASVAELVALPGVGPKMAHLAMAVAWGTVSGIAVDTHVHRIANRLRWTKKATRSPEDTRRALEEWLPRELWREINGLLVGFGQQTCLPVHPRCQACLNRALCPAARGL; translated from the exons ATGAACGCGGCGggagtgaggatggtggtgaccCGCGCCCGGAGCCGGGGGACCGGGGCCAGCCtgcaggggggtggggagaaggctgCGCCGCTCCGGAGCGGAGAGGCGGCTGCAG GGAGGAAAAGCTATGGCCCCGTGAAGCGTCAGCGGAAGGCACGAAGACTGAGTGTGGCCTACGAGGCCTCAGAAGGTGAGAAAGGCGAGGGGCCCGAGCGTCTCCAGGCACCATCCTGGGAACCTCAGGACTGGCGGCGGCAGCTGGACAACATCCGGACCATGAGGAGTGGGAAGGACGCGCCTGTGGACCTGCTGGGGGCTGAGCACTGCTTTGACCCCAGCGCATCCCCAAAG GTGCGGAGGTACCAGGTGCTGCTGTCCCTGATGCTCTCCAGCCAGACCAAGGACCAGGTGACAGCGGGCGCCATGCAGCGGCTACGGGCCCGGGGCCTGACGGTGGACAGCATCCTGCAGACGGACGACAGCACGCTGGGCGCGCTTATCTATCCCGTGGGCTTCTGGAGG AGCAAGGTGAAGTACATCAAGCAGACCAGTGAGATCCTGCAGCAGCGTTACGGTGGGGACATCCCAGCCTCCGTGGCAGAGCTGGTGGCGCTGCCCGGCGTCGGGCCCAAGATGGCGCACTTGGCCATGGCGGTGGCCTGGGGCACCGTGTCAGGCATTG CAGTGGACACACACGTGCACAGAATTGCCAACCGACTCAGGTGGACCAAGAAGGCAACCAGGTCCCCAGAGGACACCCGCAGGGCCCTGGAGGAGTGGCTGCCCAG ggaACTGTGGCGCGAAATCAACGGCCTGCTGGTGGGCTTCGGCCAGCAGACTTGCCTGCCCGTCCACCCACGCTGCCAGGCCTGCCTCAACCGGGCCCTGTGCCCAGCTGCACGGGGACTCTGA
- the SLC9A3R2 gene encoding Na(+)/H(+) exchange regulatory cofactor NHE-RF2 isoform X3: MGWQPMLARELRPLQLDALPDASVLTPMARSGNAAPSAPAPGTPPQSPSRGLVQDANGPLRELRPRLCHLRKGPQGYGFNLHSDKSRPGQYIRSVDPGSPAAHSGLRAQDRLIEVNGQNVEGLRHAEVVASIKAREDEAQLLVVDPETDEHFKRLRVTPTEEHVEGPLPSPVTNGTSSVQLNGGSVCSSRSDLPGLDKDTEDGSTWKRDPFQESGLHLSPTAAEAKEKARATRVNKRAPQMDWNRKREIFSNF; encoded by the exons ATGGGGTGGCAGCCCATGCTGGCCCGAGAGCTCAGGCCACTCCAGCTGGACGCCCTGCCCGACGCATCTGTCCTGACTCCCATGGCCCGCTCTGGGAACGCCGCTCCATCTGCCCCGGCCCCGGGAACCCCTCCACAGAGCCCGTCTCGGGGTCTTGTGCAG GATGCCAATGGGCCCCTGAGGGAGCTGCGCCCAAGGCTCTGCCACCTGCGGAAGGGCCCCCAGGGCTATGGGTTCAACCTGCACAGCGACAAGTCCCGGCCTGGACAGTACATCCGCTCGGTGGACCCCGGCTCCCCCGCCGCCCACTCTGGCCTGCGTGCCCAGGACCGGCTCATAGAG GTGAACGGGCAGAATGTGGAGGGGCTGCGCCATGCAGAGGTGGTTGCCAGCATCAAGGCACGGGAGGACGAGGCCCAGCTGCTGGTGGTGGACCCCGAGACGGATGAACACTTCAAGCGGCTGAGGGTCACACCCACCGAGGAGCATGTGGAAG GCCCACTGCCATCGCCAGTCACCAACGGGACCAGCTCAGTCCAG CTCAATGGTGGCTCCGTGTGCTCATCCCGAAGCGACCTGCCCGGCTTAGACAAGGACACTGAG GACGGCAGCACATGGAAGCGAGACCCTTTTCAGGAGAGCGGCCTTCACCTGAGCCCCACGGCAGCCGAGGCCAAGGAGAAGGCGAGGGCCACCAGGGTCAACAAGCGCGCACCACAGATGGACTGGAACCGGAAGCGCGAGATCTTCAGCAACTTCTGA